The following coding sequences lie in one Pseudarthrobacter phenanthrenivorans Sphe3 genomic window:
- the murI gene encoding glutamate racemase — protein MDPSAGIAAAPATGGLQAAAVESRPIGVFDSGVGGLTVARSIIDQLPNESILYVGDTAHGPYGPLPIAEVRANALGVMDELVDSGVKLLTIACNSASAAVLRDARERYTAKYGIPVIEVIQPAVRRAVAATRSGRVGVIGTSATIGSRAYEDTFAAAPDLAITSVACPEFVSYVEAGITTGPALLAVAEEYLAPLKAAGVDTVVLGCTHYPLLTGVISYVMGADVTLVSSAEETAKDVYRALATHDLQRTDDAPPEHHFVATGDAGQFEALARRFLGPEVLSVRHVDHVAAQYPTGSLARITPEMIAAAQRAGARPRISNFVGSQSTGGAGQ, from the coding sequence ATGGATCCGTCAGCCGGCATTGCAGCGGCTCCCGCCACCGGTGGCCTCCAGGCCGCCGCCGTAGAGTCACGGCCCATCGGCGTGTTTGATTCCGGCGTGGGCGGCCTGACCGTGGCCCGGTCCATCATCGACCAGCTTCCGAACGAATCGATCCTTTATGTGGGGGACACCGCGCACGGCCCGTACGGCCCCCTGCCCATCGCGGAAGTGCGCGCGAACGCCCTGGGCGTGATGGACGAACTGGTGGACTCCGGCGTCAAGCTGCTCACCATCGCCTGCAACTCGGCGTCGGCCGCTGTCCTCCGGGACGCCCGTGAGCGGTACACGGCAAAGTACGGCATCCCGGTCATCGAGGTCATCCAGCCCGCGGTGCGGCGCGCCGTTGCCGCAACGCGCAGCGGACGGGTGGGGGTCATCGGCACGTCCGCCACGATCGGCTCCCGGGCTTACGAGGATACGTTCGCCGCGGCGCCGGACCTGGCGATCACCTCGGTGGCGTGCCCGGAGTTCGTCAGCTACGTGGAGGCCGGCATCACCACCGGCCCGGCACTGCTGGCCGTGGCCGAGGAGTACCTCGCGCCGCTCAAGGCTGCCGGCGTGGACACCGTGGTGCTGGGCTGCACGCACTACCCGCTGCTCACCGGCGTCATCTCCTACGTCATGGGGGCGGACGTGACACTGGTGTCCAGCGCCGAGGAAACGGCAAAGGACGTCTACCGCGCCCTGGCCACCCATGACCTCCAGCGCACCGACGACGCCCCGCCGGAACACCACTTCGTGGCCACCGGGGATGCTGGCCAGTTCGAAGCCCTGGCCCGGCGGTTCCTGGGACCCGAGGTCCTTTCCGTCCGGCACGTGGACCACGTGGCGGCCCAGTACCCCACCGGCAGCCTGGCGCGCATCACCCCCGAGATGATTGCCGCGGCGCAGCGGGCCGGCGCCCGCCCGCGCATCTCCAACTTTGTGGGCAGCCAATCGACCGGAGGAGCCGGCCAGTGA
- a CDS encoding DUF2017 domain-containing protein has protein sequence MAKAFKYGLKGITGYLEPAERELLRSLIDDVISMLQPEERKGQDPLAALIGLDMDVAEPSDRAVRRLLPNVMKDDAGASLEFRQLTERSLRETKIGALRAAALDLDKDEIVLTPEGARHWSMALNDVRLVLAERLDIQDEEDAEHVHLMQDWSQAEDVESYLALVYNFATWLQESLVQAMLQSLETRR, from the coding sequence GTGGCTAAGGCATTCAAGTACGGACTCAAAGGCATCACGGGCTACCTGGAACCGGCCGAGCGGGAGCTGCTGCGCAGCCTGATCGACGACGTCATTTCCATGCTCCAGCCCGAAGAGCGCAAAGGCCAGGACCCGCTGGCGGCGCTGATCGGCCTGGACATGGACGTGGCCGAGCCTTCGGACCGTGCCGTCAGGCGCCTCCTGCCCAACGTCATGAAGGACGACGCCGGCGCCTCCCTTGAGTTCCGGCAGCTCACGGAGCGCTCGCTGCGGGAAACGAAGATCGGCGCCCTGCGGGCTGCCGCGCTGGACCTGGACAAGGACGAGATCGTGCTGACTCCCGAAGGAGCGCGGCACTGGTCCATGGCGCTGAACGACGTGCGGCTGGTCCTGGCTGAGCGCCTGGACATCCAGGACGAGGAAGACGCCGAACACGTGCACCTCATGCAGGACTGGTCCCAGGCCGAGGACGTGGAGAGCTACCTGGCCCTGGTCTACAACTTCGCCACCTGGCTCCAGGAATCGCTGGTGCAGGCCATGCTGCAGTCCCTGGAAACGCGCCGATGA
- the clpS gene encoding ATP-dependent Clp protease adapter ClpS codes for MTLSVALGPDTQEGTRTGTVESTDSLTAPDIPWNLVIWNDPVNLMSYVSYVFQSYFGYSESKANKLMMEVHKKGRSIVASGSKEQVERHAVAMHGFGLWATVEKASGGPGGNSGKSGGSGQGKGKRG; via the coding sequence ATGACCTTAAGCGTTGCGCTCGGCCCTGATACGCAGGAGGGCACCCGGACCGGAACGGTGGAATCCACCGATTCCCTGACCGCCCCGGACATCCCCTGGAACCTGGTGATCTGGAACGATCCCGTCAACCTCATGAGTTACGTGAGCTACGTTTTCCAAAGCTACTTCGGCTATTCGGAAAGCAAAGCGAACAAACTGATGATGGAGGTCCACAAGAAGGGCCGGTCCATCGTTGCCTCCGGCAGCAAGGAACAGGTTGAACGGCATGCCGTGGCGATGCACGGCTTCGGCCTCTGGGCCACGGTGGAGAAAGCCAGCGGCGGACCGGGCGGCAACTCCGGAAAATCCGGCGGATCCGGCCAGGGCAAGGGGAAACGTGGCTAA
- a CDS encoding nicotinate phosphoribosyltransferase, which translates to MSTSAGWDHPRTSFYTDHYELTMLQASLHSGAAHRKSVFEAFARRLPDGRRYGIVAGTGRLLEGIANFRFGDAELDFLERTNVVNGQTLEYLASYRFSGDIWGYPEGEAYFPNSPILIVEATFAEACMLETYLLSVLNHDSAIASAASRMVSAAHGRPCIEMGSRRTHEEAATASARAAIIAGFDSTSNLEAGIRYGVKTVGTAAHSFTLLHDTERDAFEAQIASLGEGTSLLVDTYDVETAVRTAVDLAGPRLGAVRLDSGDLVAQAQWVRTILDDLGNENTKIVVTSDLDEYAIAALQSAPVDSYGVGTSLVTGSGAPTASMVYKLVSRTDDDGNFVSVAKAAKNKASVGGRKYALRKLDERGIATAEVVGVGRPPEDDGNDRPLLQQFMKNGELVPGWTGHEGVLRARRRHAESMAELPAVVNRLQRGEAAIPTLYEEN; encoded by the coding sequence GTGAGTACCTCTGCCGGCTGGGACCATCCCCGCACGTCCTTTTACACCGACCACTACGAGCTGACCATGCTGCAGGCGTCGCTCCATTCCGGCGCCGCGCACCGTAAATCGGTGTTTGAGGCCTTCGCCCGCCGCCTCCCGGACGGTCGGCGCTACGGGATCGTGGCCGGCACGGGACGCCTGCTGGAAGGCATTGCCAACTTCCGCTTCGGCGACGCCGAACTCGACTTCCTGGAACGCACCAACGTGGTCAATGGACAGACCCTCGAATACCTGGCCTCGTACCGTTTTTCCGGCGACATCTGGGGCTACCCGGAGGGCGAGGCGTATTTTCCCAACTCCCCCATCCTGATTGTGGAGGCCACGTTCGCCGAGGCCTGCATGCTGGAGACCTACCTGCTCTCCGTCCTCAACCACGACAGTGCCATTGCTTCGGCAGCGTCAAGGATGGTCAGCGCGGCACATGGGCGTCCGTGCATCGAAATGGGCTCCCGGCGCACGCATGAGGAAGCGGCAACGGCCTCCGCCCGTGCCGCCATCATTGCCGGCTTTGACAGCACCTCCAACCTGGAGGCAGGCATCCGCTACGGCGTCAAGACGGTGGGCACGGCGGCCCACTCCTTCACGCTCCTGCATGACACCGAGCGGGATGCCTTCGAGGCGCAGATCGCGTCGCTTGGCGAGGGAACATCCCTGCTGGTGGACACGTACGACGTCGAAACGGCCGTCCGCACGGCCGTGGACCTTGCAGGGCCGCGGCTGGGCGCGGTGCGGCTGGATTCCGGGGACCTGGTGGCGCAGGCCCAGTGGGTGCGCACGATCCTGGACGACTTGGGCAACGAGAACACCAAAATCGTTGTTACATCGGATCTGGACGAGTACGCCATCGCGGCGCTGCAATCCGCGCCGGTGGACTCCTACGGCGTGGGCACTTCCCTGGTCACCGGGTCCGGGGCACCAACGGCCAGCATGGTCTACAAGCTGGTCAGCCGCACGGACGATGACGGGAACTTCGTCTCCGTCGCCAAGGCTGCCAAGAACAAAGCCAGCGTGGGCGGGCGCAAGTATGCGCTGCGCAAGCTGGATGAGCGGGGCATTGCCACCGCCGAGGTAGTCGGCGTGGGGCGCCCGCCCGAGGACGACGGCAATGACCGCCCGCTGCTCCAGCAGTTCATGAAGAACGGCGAGCTGGTCCCCGGCTGGACCGGCCACGAAGGCGTCCTCCGCGCGCGCCGCCGCCATGCGGAATCCATGGCCGAACTGCCGGCCGTCGTCAACCGCCTCCAGCGCGGCGAGGCAGCCATCCCTACCCTGTACGAGGAGAACTGA
- a CDS encoding isochorismatase family protein, with amino-acid sequence MSRALIIVDVQNDFCEGGSLAVSGGADVAGAISEYVEAHHGEFDHIVATQDWHIDPGGHFSETPDFKDSWPPHCVAGTPGAELHPDLDTEYIQAYFQKGQYAAAYSGFEGLLAPEDAVPTGERQPGALPGPGDAERFAPDDDAIGLDDWLQSHDVEDVVVVGIATDYCVMATALDAVQAGYSVTVLRSLTAGIAEDLEEAVAEMELGGVDVA; translated from the coding sequence ATGTCCCGGGCACTGATCATCGTCGACGTCCAGAACGACTTCTGCGAGGGCGGCTCGCTGGCCGTCTCCGGCGGCGCGGACGTGGCCGGCGCCATCAGCGAGTATGTGGAGGCCCATCACGGCGAGTTCGACCACATCGTCGCCACCCAGGACTGGCACATCGATCCGGGCGGGCACTTCTCCGAAACCCCGGACTTCAAGGACAGCTGGCCGCCCCATTGCGTGGCGGGAACCCCGGGCGCCGAACTGCACCCCGACCTGGACACCGAGTACATCCAGGCCTACTTCCAGAAGGGCCAGTACGCGGCGGCCTACTCGGGCTTCGAGGGACTCCTGGCGCCTGAGGACGCCGTGCCCACCGGGGAACGGCAGCCCGGTGCCCTGCCCGGTCCAGGGGACGCCGAGAGGTTCGCCCCGGACGATGACGCCATCGGGCTCGACGACTGGCTCCAGAGCCATGACGTGGAGGATGTTGTGGTGGTGGGCATCGCCACCGATTACTGCGTTATGGCCACAGCGCTGGACGCCGTCCAGGCAGGCTACTCCGTCACCGTCCTCCGTTCCCTGACCGCCGGGATCGCCGAGGACCTCGAAGAAGCGGTTGCCGAGATGGAGCTCGGCGGCGTGGACGTCGCCTGA
- a CDS encoding DEAD/DEAH box helicase has product MTETLFGGPTLPPAYPERAAWGTAPKLRAWQQEALDLYLRNSPRDFLAVATPGAGKTTFALRVASTLIDSGAVNRVTIVAPTDHLKRQWADAAARVGIAIDPNFKNSDGQHGRGFIGVAVTYAQVASKPLLHRAKTEAARTLVILDEIHHGGEALSWGDGLREAFDPAVRRLSLTGTPFRSDTSPIPFVEYAEDRDGIRRSKADYTYGYGNALRDHVVRPVMFMAYSGQMRWRTSAGEEMAASLGEAAVTKDITSHAWRTALNPAGEWIPAVLAGADKRLSEVRRTVPDAGGLVIATDHEDARAYAGQLKRITGESPTVILSDDAKASSKIEEFTASEKRWMVAVRMVSEGVDVPRLSVGVYATSTSTPLFFAQAVGRFVRARKRGETASVFLPSVPQLMALANSMEAERDHALDRPEKEDGDGLFNPEDSLMEEANREEKASDSLTKGKFEALDSQASFDRVLFDGGEFGTGGEVGSDDELDFLGIPGLLDAEQVGTLLRQRQHEQLNRKNRKAPAAAEVPAPAVPDHRMLMDLRNELAKNVAAWSARTGTPHGVVHTKLRTVCGGPPVAQANEEQLQSRLRKLQDWFIGRK; this is encoded by the coding sequence GTGACGGAGACGCTCTTTGGCGGCCCCACCCTGCCTCCGGCTTATCCGGAACGTGCAGCCTGGGGAACCGCCCCAAAACTCCGTGCCTGGCAGCAGGAAGCGCTTGACCTTTACCTGCGCAACAGCCCCCGGGACTTCCTGGCGGTAGCAACCCCCGGCGCCGGCAAGACCACCTTTGCCCTCCGCGTCGCGTCCACGCTCATCGACTCCGGCGCCGTCAACCGGGTGACCATCGTGGCGCCCACCGACCACCTCAAGCGGCAGTGGGCGGACGCGGCGGCCAGGGTGGGCATCGCCATCGACCCCAATTTCAAGAACTCCGACGGCCAGCACGGCCGCGGCTTCATCGGCGTGGCCGTCACGTATGCGCAGGTGGCCAGCAAGCCGCTGCTCCACCGCGCCAAGACCGAGGCTGCGCGCACGCTGGTGATCCTGGATGAGATCCACCACGGCGGCGAGGCGCTGTCCTGGGGCGACGGCCTCCGCGAGGCCTTCGACCCCGCCGTGCGGCGGCTCTCGCTGACGGGGACGCCGTTCCGGTCGGACACCTCGCCCATCCCGTTCGTGGAGTACGCCGAGGACCGGGACGGGATCCGACGCTCCAAGGCCGACTATACGTACGGTTATGGCAACGCCCTGCGCGACCATGTGGTCCGTCCCGTCATGTTCATGGCGTATTCCGGGCAGATGCGCTGGCGGACCAGCGCCGGTGAGGAAATGGCGGCATCGCTGGGCGAGGCCGCCGTCACCAAGGACATCACGTCCCACGCCTGGCGTACCGCCCTGAACCCGGCGGGGGAATGGATCCCTGCTGTCCTCGCAGGTGCGGACAAGCGCCTCAGTGAGGTCCGGCGTACAGTTCCCGACGCCGGCGGCCTGGTCATCGCCACCGACCACGAGGATGCCCGGGCATACGCCGGCCAGCTGAAAAGGATCACGGGGGAGTCGCCCACCGTCATTCTTTCCGATGATGCCAAGGCGTCCAGCAAGATCGAGGAGTTCACCGCCAGCGAGAAGCGCTGGATGGTGGCCGTCCGCATGGTGTCCGAAGGCGTGGACGTTCCGCGGCTTTCTGTTGGTGTCTACGCAACCTCCACATCGACCCCGCTGTTCTTCGCCCAGGCCGTGGGCCGCTTTGTACGTGCACGCAAACGGGGAGAGACGGCGTCGGTCTTCCTGCCCTCGGTACCCCAGCTGATGGCCCTGGCCAACTCCATGGAAGCGGAGCGGGACCACGCGCTGGACCGGCCGGAGAAGGAAGACGGGGACGGGCTCTTCAATCCCGAAGACTCACTCATGGAGGAAGCCAACCGCGAGGAGAAGGCCTCCGACAGCCTGACCAAGGGCAAGTTCGAGGCGCTGGACTCCCAGGCGTCCTTCGACCGTGTCCTCTTCGACGGCGGCGAGTTCGGCACCGGCGGCGAGGTGGGGTCCGACGACGAGCTGGACTTCCTGGGCATTCCCGGGCTGTTGGACGCCGAACAGGTTGGCACGCTCCTCCGGCAGCGCCAGCACGAGCAGCTCAACCGGAAGAACCGGAAAGCCCCGGCAGCGGCGGAAGTGCCGGCACCTGCCGTTCCGGACCACCGGATGCTGATGGACCTCCGGAACGAGCTGGCCAAGAATGTTGCCGCCTGGTCCGCCCGCACCGGAACACCCCACGGCGTGGTCCACACCAAGCTGCGCACGGTGTGCGGGGGCCCGCCCGTTGCCCAGGCCAATGAAGAGCAGCTGCAGTCACGCCTGCGCAAGCTCCAGGACTGGTTCATCGGCCGCAAGTAG
- a CDS encoding DUF3039 domain-containing protein, translating to MTSMTDPLDNDPMRELSGAGSSTATIEREELRQEVEPGDRERFSHYVRKEKIMESALTGEPVIALCGKVWTPGRDPQKFPVCPMCKEVYDGLRPGNDGGKGPGGDSGNNK from the coding sequence ATGACTAGCATGACGGACCCTCTCGACAACGACCCGATGCGCGAGCTTTCCGGGGCTGGATCGTCCACAGCCACCATTGAGCGCGAGGAACTGCGCCAGGAAGTGGAACCCGGGGACCGGGAGCGCTTTTCGCACTATGTGCGCAAGGAAAAGATCATGGAGTCCGCGCTGACCGGCGAGCCTGTCATCGCCCTGTGCGGCAAGGTCTGGACGCCGGGCCGGGACCCGCAGAAGTTCCCGGTCTGCCCCATGTGCAAAGAGGTCTATGACGGCCTGCGCCCGGGCAACGACGGCGGCAAGGGTCCCGGAGGGGACTCAGGCAACAACAAATAG
- the nagB gene encoding glucosamine-6-phosphate deaminase, with product MEVVILNGSRKIAQLAADAIEGLLRRKPDAVLGLATGSSPLPVYDELAARHERDGLDFSRASAFALDEYVGLPAGHPESYREVVRREFTNRVNIAPENVHGPDGSAADIPAACQAYEAAISAAGGIDLQILGVGTDGHIAFNEPGSSFASRTRIKSLIEQTRRDNARFFKGLAEVPHHVLTQGLGTIMEARHVVLLATGARKAQAVRDFVEGPVAALCPASILQFHPHATVLLDEAAASALKLADFYRHTYDNKPPWQGL from the coding sequence ATGGAAGTTGTCATCCTCAACGGCAGCAGGAAGATCGCGCAGCTTGCCGCTGACGCCATCGAAGGGCTCCTGCGGCGCAAGCCCGACGCTGTCCTGGGCCTTGCCACGGGCTCGTCGCCGCTGCCTGTCTACGACGAACTCGCCGCGCGCCACGAACGGGACGGCCTGGACTTCAGCCGTGCTTCGGCCTTTGCGCTGGACGAATACGTGGGTCTTCCCGCGGGGCACCCCGAGTCCTACCGCGAGGTGGTCCGCCGGGAGTTCACGAACCGGGTGAACATTGCGCCGGAGAACGTCCATGGCCCGGACGGTTCGGCTGCCGACATCCCCGCCGCGTGCCAGGCCTACGAAGCTGCCATCAGCGCCGCGGGCGGGATCGACCTGCAGATCCTCGGCGTGGGAACGGATGGCCATATCGCCTTCAATGAGCCCGGCTCCTCGTTCGCGTCCAGGACCCGCATCAAGAGCCTCATCGAACAGACCCGCCGGGACAACGCCCGCTTTTTCAAAGGCCTGGCCGAGGTCCCGCACCATGTCCTGACCCAGGGCCTGGGAACCATCATGGAGGCCCGGCACGTGGTGCTGCTGGCAACCGGCGCGCGGAAGGCGCAGGCTGTCCGCGACTTCGTGGAAGGCCCCGTCGCCGCCCTCTGCCCGGCGTCGATCCTCCAGTTCCATCCGCACGCCACCGTCCTGCTGGACGAGGCGGCCGCCTCCGCGCTGAAACTCGCGGATTTCTACCGCCACACCTATGACAACAAGCCTCCCTGGCAGGGGCTGTAG
- a CDS encoding ABC transporter ATP-binding protein: MTAPHLPALSIRGLAKRFGGKIAVDGISLDVPAGSFYGIVGPNGAGKTTTLSMATGLLRPDFGTAAVHGVDVWQRPLEAKRLMGILPDGVRLFDRLTGEQLITYAGLLRGMERDVVASRVADLLAAMDLQDDAGTLVVDYSAGMTKKVALASALIHAPRLLVLDEPFEAVDPVSAANIRSILDGYVASGGTVIVSSHVMDLVQRMCDHVAVVAGGRLLAAGTVDEVRAGATLEDRFVQLVGGHSHTEGLEWLRTF; this comes from the coding sequence ATGACTGCTCCGCACCTGCCGGCTCTGTCCATCCGCGGCCTCGCCAAGCGCTTCGGCGGAAAGATCGCCGTGGACGGCATCAGCCTCGACGTCCCGGCAGGTTCCTTCTACGGCATTGTGGGACCCAACGGCGCCGGCAAGACCACCACGCTGTCCATGGCCACGGGGCTCCTTCGCCCGGATTTCGGAACCGCGGCGGTCCACGGCGTGGACGTGTGGCAGCGGCCGCTGGAGGCCAAGCGGCTCATGGGAATCCTGCCGGACGGCGTGCGGCTGTTTGACCGGCTGACCGGGGAGCAGCTGATCACCTATGCCGGGCTGCTGCGCGGAATGGAGCGGGATGTGGTGGCTTCCCGTGTTGCGGACCTCCTCGCCGCCATGGACCTCCAGGACGACGCCGGGACCTTGGTGGTGGACTACTCCGCCGGCATGACCAAGAAGGTCGCACTGGCGTCAGCCCTGATCCATGCCCCCCGGCTCCTGGTCCTGGACGAACCCTTCGAAGCGGTGGATCCGGTCTCCGCGGCCAACATCCGCTCCATCCTGGACGGCTACGTTGCTTCCGGCGGCACCGTCATTGTGTCAAGCCATGTGATGGACCTCGTGCAGCGGATGTGCGACCACGTGGCAGTGGTGGCCGGTGGACGGCTGCTGGCCGCCGGGACAGTAGACGAAGTGCGTGCCGGCGCAACACTTGAGGACAGGTTCGTCCAGCTGGTGGGCGGCCACAGCCACACGGAAGGGCTGGAATGGTTGCGCACCTTCTAA
- a CDS encoding DUF3253 domain-containing protein: protein MVSGARSGAAGPDDSLGRRLEESILELLAARAATSTICPSEAARAVGGEDWRDAMGPAREAARRLVTAGEVEITQGGSVVDPATARGPIRIRRARRGTEPAGRPTPFSLLLGEDPAAGT from the coding sequence ATGGTGAGCGGAGCACGCAGCGGGGCAGCCGGTCCTGATGACAGCCTCGGCAGGCGGCTGGAGGAGAGCATCCTGGAACTTCTGGCCGCCAGGGCGGCAACGTCTACCATCTGCCCATCGGAAGCGGCCCGCGCCGTGGGCGGGGAAGACTGGCGGGATGCCATGGGACCTGCCCGGGAAGCGGCGCGGCGGCTCGTGACAGCCGGTGAAGTGGAGATCACCCAAGGCGGTTCGGTAGTGGATCCGGCCACGGCGAGGGGGCCTATCCGGATCCGCAGGGCAAGGCGGGGAACGGAACCGGCGGGACGCCCTACGCCTTTTTCGCTACTCCTTGGGGAGGACCCCGCAGCGGGGACGTGA
- a CDS encoding NADH:flavin oxidoreductase/NADH oxidase, protein MPALFQPLKLRSLELQHRGWVSPMCQYSCDPDDAPGVPNDWHLMHLGSFAAGGAALILTEAAAVTADGRISPRDAGIYTSEQAAAWERITSFVHRHGSAEAKIGVQLAHAGRKASTWWPFSGRHGSVPESDGGWATVGPSPLAFDGYAEPAAMSGEDIEGVIRDFAAAAVRAVDAGFDTIEIHGAHGYLLHQFQSPLINTRSDSWGGTEAGRNRLMLAVVDAVRAVIPDSMPLLLRISASDWAAGGVDLPASVRLAREAAEHGVDLVDVSSGGAVAHQQIKAGPGYQTGFSAAIRKEAGVATGTVGLLTSAGQAEHAIATGQADGVLIARAALRDPHWWLRAAFELGHDMAWPPQYERAVPRRSF, encoded by the coding sequence GTGCCTGCGTTGTTCCAGCCCCTGAAGCTACGTTCCCTGGAACTGCAGCACCGGGGCTGGGTTTCGCCTATGTGCCAATACAGTTGCGATCCCGACGACGCTCCCGGGGTGCCGAACGACTGGCACCTGATGCACCTGGGATCCTTTGCGGCGGGCGGCGCCGCGCTGATCCTCACCGAAGCCGCCGCAGTCACGGCGGATGGCAGGATCAGCCCCCGCGACGCCGGGATATACACCTCCGAGCAGGCCGCGGCGTGGGAGCGCATCACCTCATTCGTCCACCGCCATGGGTCTGCGGAGGCAAAGATCGGCGTGCAGCTGGCCCACGCCGGCAGGAAGGCTTCCACCTGGTGGCCCTTTTCCGGCCGGCACGGCAGCGTTCCGGAGTCCGACGGCGGCTGGGCCACGGTGGGGCCGTCGCCGTTGGCGTTTGACGGCTACGCAGAACCTGCCGCAATGAGCGGGGAGGACATCGAAGGGGTCATACGCGATTTCGCTGCGGCCGCCGTGCGCGCTGTGGACGCAGGTTTCGACACCATTGAAATCCACGGGGCCCACGGGTACCTGCTGCACCAGTTCCAAAGCCCGCTGATCAACACAAGGTCCGATTCCTGGGGCGGTACGGAAGCCGGGCGGAACCGTCTCATGCTTGCGGTGGTGGACGCCGTGCGCGCGGTCATTCCGGACTCCATGCCGTTGCTCCTGCGGATCTCGGCCAGCGACTGGGCTGCAGGCGGAGTGGACCTGCCGGCCTCGGTGCGCCTGGCGCGGGAGGCAGCCGAGCATGGTGTGGACCTGGTTGATGTTTCCAGCGGCGGGGCAGTGGCCCACCAGCAGATCAAAGCCGGCCCCGGCTACCAGACCGGATTTTCTGCCGCCATCCGGAAGGAAGCAGGCGTGGCCACAGGGACGGTGGGCCTGCTGACATCGGCGGGGCAGGCCGAGCATGCCATCGCCACAGGCCAGGCGGACGGCGTCCTCATTGCCCGGGCGGCGCTCCGGGACCCCCACTGGTGGCTGCGGGCGGCCTTCGAACTGGGGCATGACATGGCCTGGCCACCGCAGTACGAACGGGCCGTGCCCCGCCGCTCCTTCTGA
- a CDS encoding co-chaperone YbbN, protein MSSPASRPVPPAAANPLNLRGAVDLSSLKQRPAPSGAGTPAEGAPQRTGAPELKVNVTEGNFQQLVELSAQVPVVFALWASYSPESATMLDVLGRVVESYGGRLVLGAADIDAFPQLAQAFQVQAVPTAVAVLKGQPVPLFQGGADEQQVRSLFDELLKVAAANGVTGSLGAGAPDDDAPAPLPPLHQAAFGAIEAGDYQAAADAYRQALNEMPSDHEAKAGLAQVELMARLQPLSAQDSEAMRALAANEPDNLEAQLLVADLDVAGGHVEDGLNRLVSFIGRNFGPERETARVRLLELFDVVGASDERVAKARQALARVLF, encoded by the coding sequence ATGAGTTCGCCAGCTTCCCGCCCAGTCCCTCCGGCCGCTGCCAATCCGCTTAACCTGCGCGGCGCCGTCGACCTCTCTTCGCTCAAGCAGCGGCCCGCCCCTTCGGGGGCCGGTACGCCAGCGGAGGGAGCGCCGCAGCGTACCGGTGCCCCGGAACTGAAGGTCAACGTCACGGAGGGCAACTTCCAGCAGCTGGTGGAGCTTTCGGCGCAGGTTCCGGTGGTGTTCGCCCTCTGGGCGTCCTATTCCCCGGAGTCGGCAACCATGCTGGACGTCCTGGGACGGGTGGTGGAAAGCTACGGCGGACGGCTGGTCCTTGGCGCCGCGGATATCGACGCGTTTCCGCAGCTTGCCCAGGCCTTCCAGGTGCAGGCCGTTCCCACTGCCGTCGCCGTCCTCAAGGGCCAGCCGGTGCCACTGTTCCAGGGCGGCGCGGACGAGCAGCAGGTGCGGAGCCTCTTCGACGAACTGTTGAAGGTTGCCGCTGCCAACGGCGTGACGGGCAGCCTGGGTGCCGGCGCCCCTGACGATGATGCTCCGGCACCCCTGCCGCCGCTCCACCAGGCCGCTTTCGGCGCCATCGAAGCCGGCGATTACCAGGCGGCTGCCGATGCCTACCGCCAGGCACTGAACGAGATGCCTTCGGACCACGAAGCCAAGGCCGGGCTGGCCCAGGTGGAATTGATGGCGAGGCTGCAGCCGCTTTCGGCCCAGGACAGCGAAGCGATGCGGGCCCTCGCGGCCAATGAACCGGACAACCTTGAGGCCCAGCTCCTCGTTGCGGACCTGGACGTGGCCGGCGGGCACGTGGAAGACGGGTTGAACCGGCTGGTTTCCTTCATCGGCCGGAACTTCGGCCCGGAGCGGGAAACGGCCCGCGTCCGGCTGCTGGAGCTGTTCGACGTGGTGGGCGCCTCCGACGAGCGCGTCGCCAAAGCCCGCCAGGCGCTGGCGAGGGTGCTCTTCTAG